Proteins from a genomic interval of Diospyros lotus cultivar Yz01 chromosome 6, ASM1463336v1, whole genome shotgun sequence:
- the LOC127804814 gene encoding basic endochitinase-like — protein MKIWVLVFLAMATMLAIISAKDTCAPTPSPSDNTGDVASIITSDLFEEMLKHRNEERCDKKGFYTYDGFIAAARAFNGFGTTGDYDTRKRELAAFFAQTSHITTGAYWREDHADGPYAWGYCKLLESGHHPPPYCVSPDWPCAPGKSYSGRGPIQITGNSDYGRVGKAIGVDLINNPELVETDPITSFKTAIWFWMTPQENKPSSHDVMTGKWAPSADDISAGRLPGFGLVTNIFSGHQVCGLGQGLNYPMEDGIGFYKRYCDMLGASYGDNLDCYCQKPFA, from the exons ATGAAGATATGGGTGTTGGTTTTCTTGGCCATGGCTACAATGTTAGCTATAATATCAGCAAAAGATACGTGTGCTCCTACACCCTCTCCTAGTGACAACACCGGAGATGTTGCCTCCATTATCACCTCAGATCTTTTTGAAGAAATGCTCAAGCACCGAAACGAGGAGAGATGTGATAAGAAGGGCTTCTACACTTACGATGGCTTCATTGCCGCTGCAAGGGCATTCAACGGGTTTGGCACCACTGGGGACTATGATACACGTAAGAGGGAGCTGGCGGCATTTTTTGCCCAGACCTCTCATATAACAACTG GTGCCTATTGGAGGGAAGACCATGCAGATGGTCCGTACGCTTGGGGATATTGCAAGTTGTTAGAATCAGGTCATCATCCGCCTCCCTACTGTGTATCCCCAGACTGGCCATGTGCCCCTGGTAAATCTTATTCTGGCCGAGGACCCATCCAAATCACTGG CAACTCCGACTACGGCAGGGTGGGGAAAGCAATTGGAGTAGATCTAATAAATAATCCAGAATTGGTAGAAACTGACCCGATCACATCATTCAAAACAGCCATATGGTTCTGGATGACCCCACAAGAGAACAAGCCATCGTCCCACGATGTCATGACCGGAAAATGGGCACCATCCGCCGATGACATTTCCGCCGGTCGACTTCCTGGTTTCGGCCTTGTCACCAACATCTTCAGCGGTCATCAGGTTTGTGGTCTGGGTCAGGGCCTGAATTACCCTATGGAGGATGGAATCGGGTTTTACAAGAGATATTGCGACATGCTAGGCGCTAGCTATGGCGACAACTTGGACTGCTACTGTCAAAAGCCTTTTGCCTAA